The Myxosarcina sp. GI1 nucleotide sequence TAAGTTGAGTTGGGAATCATTTGTCAGCAGTAGGCTTCCATTACTAAAGCTGCCTCCAGAAATTTTGACGGTTCTCGAACAAGGAAAAATTGAATACACAAAAGCCAAAACAATTGGTCGTGTCAAAGATAAAACTTTTAGAAAACAGCTAATAGAAGAAGCGATCGCTTCTTCGTTGTCCTTAAGTCAAATTCGCGCCAGGATAAATGATTTTCAACCAAAATCCCAGCAAGAAGCAATCTTTTATCGACTGGATAGTGCCTACAAGCGAGTAAAAAAATCTAAAAAGTTGTTATTATCAAATCCCAAGAAACAAAAAAAACTAGATTCATTACTAACTCAAATAGAAAATTTGATATCAGAATAGTCATAATAATTTCTATAGCAAAAAGGTTCTCAATGACGAAAGAAAAATTAAAACACTATCGCGATAAAATTTTAGAGCTTGCCGAACGGTATCACGCACCCAATGTAAGGGTATTTGGTTCGACAGTGCGAGATGATAATACCCCTGAAAGCGATGTTGATTTTTTAATTGATGTTGCTCCCGATCAAACACTTCTCGATCTAATTGGATTTACTCGCGAATTAAAAGAGCTTCTAGGCTGTGAGGTTGATGTTGCTCAAAGCACGGTACTTCATCCAGTTATCCGTGATGATGTGCTGCGGGAAGCTATCTCTTTAGATAGTCTTTAAAGGGAAACCTATCATGGCGAAAAAGAGAAAACCGTTGCTTTTTCTCGGAGATATAGCAACAGCAATCGAAAAGATTGAGGAATATATTCAACCAGGAAAAGATGAATTTTTACAGAATGAAAAGATTCAGGATGCGGTATTTTTCGGCTTCAAACTATTGGCGAAGCAGTGAATCAACTGCCTGAAGAAATAAAGGTACAATACCCCGATATTAGATGGAAAGATATTATAGGATTTCGCAATATCCTTGCTCATCGTTGCTGGAGAGTAGATCTTGATGTGGTTTGGGGACTTTTTAATTCGGGCGAAAGTTTAGAGCAACTTAAGAGAGCCGTTCATGAACTGATTGACCAGTCTTCTTAATTCTGACTTGGTTTTTTTAGATTTTGAATAGTTAGCAATGTATATATACGACGAGTAAATGCTCTATGTCGAATAAAGTAAACATAAAAAAACCGACATAGCCTTTTTCAATATGAAACTTGCGATTGTGAAATTTTTCGAGGTCATGTTTCTGGTGATGCCGATCGATTTCGGCTTTACTTTACGCTGTTTGACCACCGAGAAACTTAAGAATTATTTAAGTACCATTAATTAAATTGACCAGGAGGAATAAAACGAATTTCGATTCTACGTCGAGTTTCATCTGGTTGTCGATCGCCCGATGCCAAATTACCATCTGGTAAATATAGTTGTGCAGCAGAGTAAGCACGAAATTCTATACTCTGCAAGCCAGTTTTTTCTAGTTCTCGAACTACTGCTAAGGCTCTCATCAATCCCAAATCGGCATTTGAACCAGCAGATAAAACACTGACTGGCTGCTTCCCGTTCGCTACTGCTTCTAAAGTATTATCGAGATTGCTATTGCGTCTTATTCTTTCTCCGTCAGTATGTCCGATTACTTGAATAAAATCGATTTCTCTTTCTTGTAAAATAGTTTCTATTTCGGGAGTTATTTTTGTGGAAATGTATTGTCTGAGTTGGGGATTTAGTTCGGCACTTCCCGACTCAAACTTATATTTACCAGAACTTTCATCAATTACGATTGGCGAAGCTGACTGTAAGCGTTTATTGGTTTCCAGAAATTTAAATAGAACTAACAATAATAATAAGCTAAGAATCATAAAGGCATTAGACATCAAATCTGTAAAGGATTGAAAAATGTCGTGAGATTCTAATTTGTTTTTATTGGAATATAGCGAACGTCTAGACATAAATTTATATATTTTTAAAGTTACTACGCGATCGCTTGTCTCTAGTAATTTCTTTACTTGTTAATTGTTTTAATTCTGCAATCAAATTCTGAACTTCTCGAATAGTATTCTGCGACCGCTGTTCAAAACTAGTTAATAGGCGATTGCCATTAGTTCCAATAGTATTTAAACTTTGATTGATTTGTTGCCCTTGCTTGTTTGATACATCAACAATGTTTGTCAATGTCGAATCAATAGAATTAAAATTATTTACCTGATTTTCTAATATGTTTATTAATCTTGTTGTTTCTGTTTGACTTCGTTGTAGAGAGTCGTAACTATTGCTTATTTCAGAAGTAAGATTGTGTAGTTCTACAATATTTTCGGTTGTTTGTTTCTCAAAGCTTTTAAGTATCTTTTCGCCAAAGTTACCAATACTAAGATTAACTTGTTCTTTATGTCGATCTAAAGTAGCTACAATGCGTTCTAGTTCGGATTTAAGATTGTTAAAGCCAATAATTTCTTGTTGAATATTGCGATCGCTTTTTTCTAATAACTCCGACGAGTGCTGATTTAAATTATTTATTTGCTGAATCAAACTATTACTTTCTCGCGAAACATTATCTATTTTCTCGATCGCGCTACTCAAAGTATTGCTTGACTGATGTAAAACTACGGTAGATTCGTTAAACTGCTGCGGAATAGTTGTTAGTTCGTTGGTAGCAGTAGTTAATTTGTCAGCAAAATCGCTATTTCGAAATGTCTCTGCGGCTTCAATAAACCCTACGGCACTATCTTGTAATTTACTAGAGGCTGATTGCAGTTGAGTATAAACCTGTTGTGCCAGTTCGGTTACTTGTTGATGAGATTGACTAATCTTTTTAACTTGTTTGCCCAAAAAACTTGTAGATTGAGAAAATGATGAGTGTGTAGTAGCTAAATCCTTAGTCAGATTTTCTAAGTTCTCTGAAAACTTGCTGGCTTCTATCCTTTCCGCACCCTGTAAGTATAGTTGAGAACCAGATTCAATTTTTGTAGTTGCAGTTTCAAATCTGGGTATTATTTCGTTTACCGTTTCAGTTTGTTCTTTTAAAGAAAAAACCGAACCTTGAAAGCTATCGATACTAGCAGCTAGTGAACTAGATATATCGTTAAATCTACTAACCATACTATCGACATTATTTTGAAAACCTTGATTAGCTGCTACCATTTGGTTAGCCGCATTACCAATAGTGGTTTCTAATACCTGTCCGACTTTATCATGAAAACGAGTGAGAAATTCTTCCTGCTGTTTTACCATGCGATCGACGGCTTTATCCAAACGGCTGTAACCGTCAATATTAATTTTAAAAATATTATCGAGATAGTCTTCAAGGGAACTAATCAACAAAGATTTAGCGAAGTTAGTATTGCAGCGCAGATTAACCATAATTAAAATCGAACTACAGGCAATCGCGGTTAAACTGGTAAAAAAAGCAATGCCCATATTTTGTAATGGTGTCTGTAACTGAGCAATTAAATTATCTACCTCTGCCGCACCTTCACTAATAGTTTGACTGAGATTATATAAGTTAGAGCTAATGCCAATAAAAGTACCAAGTAAGCCAAAAGCAAGTAATAAGCCAGGTAAAGTTTGACAAAAATAATCCCACTGTTCGCAGCGTAAATTTATACCTAAAAACTTTAATCTTTCCTGACTGTACAAGCCATCAATAAGAGCGATGGTGTTTACCTGTTCTAATTTTTGGCTAGCAGCCTTAAATCTAGCTTCAAGCTTTGTAACTAATTCTGGTTGTTTACCTCTACTTTCTCGTACTAATAACCTAGATACTTTATTTGCAGAATCTATTAGATAATGATACAGAGATTGTTTTAATAAGATAGCAGCAAGCGTTGGTAAAATTATTAAGATTACAGTAAGTAGAATCAATAAAGGAGGAAATATTTTTAAAGCGTTTAGCATAAATAAATTTGAGATGAACGGGGGCATTATAAAGAATATTTATAAGTTACATACCTAAAAGATTTCGTTTGGCAGCAGAAAATTCTGCTTCTGATAAATCTCCTTCATTTTTCATTTGAATCAATTCTTTCAGTTCGGCTAATTTTGCTTTTGAAGTATTGTTCGATCGCGTTGGTTCGATAAGTTCGATTTCACCCTCGATTGGCTCTTTTTCTCCATTACTTTCAAAGTTATTCGATTCTGGTAGAACGCGATTGGCAAAGACAGCCTCCTGCCGAGGATCGCCCGTAGATTCAGGCGGCAATGTTTGCTGTTGCTGCGATTGTTTTTGTTTCGCCATTTCCTCTTTGACAATATCCTGCATTTTCTTCCAAAAACGATTGATAATGCCATCTTGTTGACGGCGATCGATGGTGGCGGGACTGCCAACAACTATTTCTTTGTAAAGATAATTGGGATCGTCTTCTGGTAAACTATCTACTGTAGTGATAAAGTGCCTTAATTTTGGTAAATAGTAGCTATTCCACTTCTGAGGGTTAAGGGAGAGATCGACAATCGCATTTCTCAACCGTTTATCTAAAGCTTCTACCATGTCTTTACGACTGGCAAGTTGTTCTAAAGCTTCGTCCCAAATATAACTGAGGAAAATTGTTTCGTGGCTATCCCGATAGCTGTCGTAGTACTGAAACTCGTATTCTTTAGTTTTGTCGTTGTAAGGAAGCAAGTCTAAAGCGATCGCGGGATAAAAAATATCTTGTAAGTTCTCAATCTCGATCGCATCGGGAGGAATAATATCAATAAACTGAGTGCGATAGTCGTTGTGTAGAAAACCTTTACCGTAAGTTTTCTGACGCTGATAGTGTCCCTGCATTAGTTCGATACCACGAATAAGTCTAAGAGGAAAAGCACCGTATTCGTTAACGAGAATAATTTCGTCTTCAGCTTGAATGGGTTTGAGGTTATTATCAGAGACACCCAAATCATTAAAAAGAATATTTTTGAACTGGGTTATTTCTGGTTTGTCGGTATCTTTAAAGGCGATGATAGATAGAGTTTTACCCGAATCGTTATAGAAATACGGATCGCTAGTATTGAGTGGTAATAGTGGTTCAGCTTCGCGGATAATTTGTTCTAAACGTACTGCGCGATCGCTTAAAGGATAACTTTCGAGAAAACGCTTTACTGCTGATTGGACTGTCGAAAGACTGCGCGAACCAAATAAGCCATCTACAACCAGGTTAATTTCTAACTGTAAGTTTTGTTCGTCGATTACGCCGCGATCTAAACAACTTGCCAGAGATTCTTTTAAGCCTACCTTTTCGGTAATCTTACTACTGACCAAAGCTAGCTGAGAAGCACGATCTCGTTCGGGTAAAAGATTTTTATAACAATCGTCGCTATCCGCATCGGCAAAGATGGCTTCGCCACTCATATCGTCAACGTCCTGTAGTTTGAGTTCGCTTTCGGTTTTTTCATAGGCTAGTCTGACGCTATTCAACAAATTGTTAAAAGCACTGACTTTAGTAATTAATTCGCTAACGTAATGTTGTAAAGCTTTGACTATAGTTAATGCTTCCCGATAGAGAGAAAGTTCGTAGTTATCTTTCAAGAGTTTGCTAACTTGACTAATGATTCTTTTAGCTTCGTCTTGAACCTGACTGTTTTTTTGTTTGTCTCTAGGAAACAAACCCTTTTTAGATTCGATATCTTCTATGGTTTGTTGTGCATCTTGCCATTTTCTCTCAACAGCTTCGAGACTGTGAATTTGTCCCATGCTGTTACTCGAATCTTCTAATTCTCGGAAAGATTTATTTAACTCTGTAGTTAATGCTTCTAGCCAAGCACGAGTGTTATTTAAGGAGAAATTAAAACTATTAGGGTTGAGTAACTCTGTTAAATAATTGTCGATATCTTTGATATATTCTGCGGTTAAGCGATCGCGCTGCTGTTGTAAGCTAGTAAACCAGATCCCCCTACTGCTTTCGGTTTCTCCTGGCTGTACTTTGCGAAACTCGCTGCGAATTTCCCTGCCCAACTGAGAAATAACTTCTTGGCGTTCGTCGCGGTTTTGAATTTCTATGATATTATTTTCTAGGCGGTTTTTCCAACTACTTAAAGCGTTATTAAAAGTTTTGCTACCGTCAGTAGTGGCTTGCTGTAACTTACTAACAAAACCGTTTTCATTTTTGCCGCGATTGTACCAGCGATCTAAGAAACTGGCTAATAAATTACTCGGATCGGCACTTTGTCCTTCGCCCTGAAGCCAAAAATCTACCAACTTAATTTTGATGCGGTTCAAAGATATCTGTACGGCGATGTCGCGAGGAAAATAGATTTCTGCTAAACCAAATGTTAAATAACGCTGAACATTAGGACGAGGGTGTTCGTCAGTTTGAATCATGTGCTGGAGAAAATTGTCGCGTTGTGCGGTAATTACTGGAGATAGTTCACCTGCAAAGTCCAGAGTAACTTTATGGGCAATAATATTACAAAGCTTACTTTTTTCTATAATTTTGTAGTCTTTGGCGGTGCGATTAGAAACTAGATAAACATATTCAAAAGGTGGACGAGATTCTTCAACAAACTCTAAATTTTGCGTGTCGTATTCGGCTTTAAAAGTTGTTCCCGCAGTCGCATAATAATTTAACTCTTTAAGTGCGGCGTAGGTATTAGCATTTTTATCGGGTGCATTACCATAAAGTTCGGGACTAATAACCAAGTAACCTATAATTTGTGCGCCGTCAATACCGTATAGTTGACGGAGACAATAGGCAACATCTAAAAAGACACCGCTACCCGTACCACCACACAAAGAACCGATAACATATATGCTTAGTTTATTCTCTACACTCCAATTATTACGGATCATAAAAGCTTCATGACCTCGCGTTCTTTGTTCTGCCGTTTCGATAGCGGCTTTGATTTTTCTATAGTTATGAAAAAACGCCAATCTGCCTACAGGACGAATTGCCTGTGCGCCTTCATCGATCGCCTTTAAATTCTTTAATAACTGCGGTGGAAACCAGCTAGAAATATTGCTAAAAACACCAGGAGTACCATCGTAGTTACTTCCTCTTCTCGATAATTCTCGCGCTAAATTATCTACTTCTGAACGAGTCATCGTCGCCGCTACTTTTTCGGCATCGCTGAAGCGTAAATCGACACCGTGATAGGTATTTCCAGTTCGTAAACCCGTCATATTGCTAGTAGCTTTATCGGTATCAATATGGACAAAACTAATAACGGGAAGCTGTTTCAAATCTACGTGGCGATCTACAATTAAACGCCGAATTCGCATCAAAACATCGCGTCCAGTACCGCCTAAACCAATACAAACGGTACGATTAATTTTACGAGATTGTTTTTCTTCAAATTTCATAATCTTATTTTGTTTATTTAACTACTTTTACTGAGATGTCAAAATTTTTTCCCCGTTCGGGACAGTTGAGTTTGAAACGATCGCGTTCGATAAGTTCTTCTTTATTCAACTCGCGATCGCGATATAAAATAGGAGCATTTTTAGTAGGCTTTAAATAGAGTTTGTTGCCTTTTCTGTATAGATATCCTCTAATATCTTCACCAGGGCAGCTAATAGCACTTAAATCATTACTACCGATCGCAATTTTTTGTCCGTGTTTTAAATAGCAAGTTCTTGGTTCTATGTTGTCATCGGAATCAAAACTAACTTTGAGCTTCCATTTTTTCTTGAGACTAATTAAATATTTGCCATAAAAACCTCCTGCAATTAATAATGCAGCTAAAATTAAGGTTGGAAGCCACAGCATTTTTACGATGTAGGGAGTTACCAAACAGGTTTCTTTGCCTCCTGGTGCAGGGGTACAAAATTCCTGTGCGATAGGAGGAATATCGACTATAGAAAGCTGATAGGTACGATTGTCGTCGGTAGTAATTACTTGCGATCGCTTGTTTAGTGGTAAAGTTTGTAGCCAGCTTTGTCTTTCTTGACTGAGTTGTGATTCTGACTGACGAAAAGGACTGTTTGCAGGTGTCTCGATCCAAGTAGCAGAGTCAATTCCAGCTTCGGTTAGCAAGGGTGCATCGGTTAGCCAAACTACAGACTGAGGCTTGAGGGGGATACTGCCAACAAGACGACATTGATTGAGTCTTGCTAATTCACGATATGCAAATAACTCGGCGTTTTGGATATCGGTATTGTTGAATTGTATTTCCGACTCGAACGGCAAAGTATTAACTATTTGTTCGATAACTTCTGGCTTGCGGCGAAATTTAATACCGTTGTCTAAGGCAATAGCATTGCGATCGCTCTGTAGGGGATTTACCTTAGAAGCAAAAGGAACAACATATACTAAATCTCCAGGCTGCAAACTGTCTTTAATAATTTGAGTCAAGCGCAAGCGTCCTTCGGCATTTAAACCAACACTTTCGGTAAGATCGACAGCAACAACTACATCTCTACCACCATAAATACGAGAAGCTAACTTTAGCCCAAATTGTTGCCAGGTTTTAAGCGGTTGTCCTGGTGATATTTCCGCACAATTAGACACAAAAAAAATGTTCGATCTAAACTTTAATTGGATGTAAATGTCTTTCGATCGTACTCGCGAATTTATTTTGCTGTTACAGAAAATTTACTTAGATCTAATTCTGGTTTTTGCTTTAATTAGAGATTTACAGGCAGTATTACTGCGATCGCCGTCGAATTTATGAAAAATCAAAGAAATCGGTATAGCTCTGTTCGCGGTGATAGTAACGGTTATGAAATCTATCGAGTTTATGTTTCTGATGATGCCGATCGATTTCAGCTTTGCGTCGTTTGACTACTCGTACAATCGTCACTTGCGAATTAATAATATCTTTCAGGGAATTAATACCAATGTACCACTTGTCTTCAGGATTAGCGCGATCGTTATAATCCATAATAGTGTCGATCGCCCGATTGAGAAGAGCTTCAGTAGGTAATTGTTTATCATCAGGGGACTGTTGGTCAGAGGATTGTTGGTCAGGAGGTTGAGGAGCAGCAATAGAAGAGGAGTAGTTATTAGAAGGAGGAAACTGACGCTCTAAAAGAAGATCGAGTTTATCGATCGATTGAGACATGGATTTACAAAAGTAGCACCGTGTCTGTAGGATTTTCCAGACTCTGAGAATCGGAAAGAACCAGATTGGAACTATGAGAATCGGCTGTATCGAGCATGACTCCTATCGAGTCAATTTGATTTAATCATAATCATCATCGACTAAATAATTACTGTAGATTAAATAATCTATATATTCTTCTGCATAACTTTTTTCTTCTGAAGGACAATTTTCTTTTAAACATTTGTGTGCTGCTCTATCTGCTAACAGATTTTTTCTTCTAGGAATCCAATCGAGAGAATAATCATCAAAATAAGATAATAAATCTAACATTTGTTTGAGATAAACTGAAAATTTAGAATCATCATTTACCCGATACTTTCCTAACACTTGACAGATAATTATTTGGCTGTCTCCTTTTATTTCAAGCGATAATATTCCCAATTCTTTGGCTTTTTCCAAGCCAATAATTAGACCTATGTATTCAGCTTCATTGACAAAAGCTGAAGGTATAAATTTGGTAACTGTATGACGGGTGAAATCGGGCATCTCGATAACTGCTGCCGAAGCCGAACGCCCTGGTCTTCCTTTTGATGAGCCATCAAAGGTAAGTAGGGGTGGTTTAAGCATACGGGCTGCTAATCTATTAGCATTTTGAGCTTCTTTTCTTGCTTGTCTTCTTTCACGTATAAGTAATCGTTTAGTAGTATCAATATTTAAGAGTTTTTTCTGCCAAGGAATCTTGAGTTTTTGCGAAAGATTATTCATTTTAGTATTAGCAAGCGATGAATTAGAAGGAGCATTTTCAACTAAAATTTCAACAAAACTCAACTTGTGATTTTTTTTTCGCCTGAATATACAAATTTGATATCGCTCGCTCCCTTTTTTGGTTCGGGCTATTATCTTTTTTGGTCGAGCCATTACTAAAATTACAGATGTTTATAGAAAACCAAAAACTACCTGTTATGAATTATCCTCCAAAAGTAGAGAAGATTGAAGCGATTGCAGAAGGGACGTGACCGAGATTGGATTTATTTAAGATAACCAAACGGTGGGACAAATAATAGTAGCCAATTCATCATCCAAATAAAAGCTGTTTACTGGCTGATGGGATTTTTCGCAGCGCAGAGGCTCAATCTGTTTCTGATAAGGATTCCAAACCGCTATGATATCTCGCTTCTGCTTTTTGCGAATTAGTTGGCAATTAAGATGAACCGTTTGTAACCAGACAATCAAAGCACTGTGTAACCGTGCCGTGACTTCCATACAATAACGTTCATTTAAATCGATAAGTTTGCGCTTCAGTTCCATACGGGTAGCTTCAATGCGAGCCAGTTCTCGCTCTTTTTCTTCTCCCTCTAGATTTCTTTTTTTGATTTTGCCGTTGATTTCCCCGATCATGTCCGAGTAATACTCGCTAATACGCTTTTCATCTCGTTGCAGTTGGCGTAGATTTTTTTGTCGCCAGGGAAGTAATTCTCTCTCAATCACTTGCTCGGAGTACTGCGAGCCTATTTGAAGTAATTGTTCATAATTTAGAGCCATAGCCGTTTGTTCTTCAATTGACGAAGACGCAATGCGATCGACCGTCCACAATAAAGCATCACCAAGGTCAACCCCTGTGACCCCTGTAATCCCATTGACCCAAAAAGAAACCATTCCCAAGCGTTTTTCACTCGCTTCGGCAGTATAGTCAACAATGAACTATCCCAACTTGCTACGCT carries:
- a CDS encoding ribonuclease HI family protein, yielding MNNLSQKLKIPWQKKLLNIDTTKRLLIRERRQARKEAQNANRLAARMLKPPLLTFDGSSKGRPGRSASAAVIEMPDFTRHTVTKFIPSAFVNEAEYIGLIIGLEKAKELGILSLEIKGDSQIIICQVLGKYRVNDDSKFSVYLKQMLDLLSYFDDYSLDWIPRRKNLLADRAAHKCLKENCPSEEKSYAEEYIDYLIYSNYLVDDDYD
- a CDS encoding nucleotidyltransferase family protein, producing MTKEKLKHYRDKILELAERYHAPNVRVFGSTVRDDNTPESDVDFLIDVAPDQTLLDLIGFTRELKELLGCEVDVAQSTVLHPVIRDDVLREAISLDSL
- a CDS encoding OmpA family protein, producing the protein MSRRSLYSNKNKLESHDIFQSFTDLMSNAFMILSLLLLLVLFKFLETNKRLQSASPIVIDESSGKYKFESGSAELNPQLRQYISTKITPEIETILQEREIDFIQVIGHTDGERIRRNSNLDNTLEAVANGKQPVSVLSAGSNADLGLMRALAVVRELEKTGLQSIEFRAYSAAQLYLPDGNLASGDRQPDETRRRIEIRFIPPGQFN
- a CDS encoding HepT-like ribonuclease domain-containing protein; amino-acid sequence: MNQLPEEIKVQYPDIRWKDIIGFRNILAHRCWRVDLDVVWGLFNSGESLEQLKRAVHELIDQSS
- a CDS encoding tubulin-like doman-containing protein → MKFEEKQSRKINRTVCIGLGGTGRDVLMRIRRLIVDRHVDLKQLPVISFVHIDTDKATSNMTGLRTGNTYHGVDLRFSDAEKVAATMTRSEVDNLARELSRRGSNYDGTPGVFSNISSWFPPQLLKNLKAIDEGAQAIRPVGRLAFFHNYRKIKAAIETAEQRTRGHEAFMIRNNWSVENKLSIYVIGSLCGGTGSGVFLDVAYCLRQLYGIDGAQIIGYLVISPELYGNAPDKNANTYAALKELNYYATAGTTFKAEYDTQNLEFVEESRPPFEYVYLVSNRTAKDYKIIEKSKLCNIIAHKVTLDFAGELSPVITAQRDNFLQHMIQTDEHPRPNVQRYLTFGLAEIYFPRDIAVQISLNRIKIKLVDFWLQGEGQSADPSNLLASFLDRWYNRGKNENGFVSKLQQATTDGSKTFNNALSSWKNRLENNIIEIQNRDERQEVISQLGREIRSEFRKVQPGETESSRGIWFTSLQQQRDRLTAEYIKDIDNYLTELLNPNSFNFSLNNTRAWLEALTTELNKSFRELEDSSNSMGQIHSLEAVERKWQDAQQTIEDIESKKGLFPRDKQKNSQVQDEAKRIISQVSKLLKDNYELSLYREALTIVKALQHYVSELITKVSAFNNLLNSVRLAYEKTESELKLQDVDDMSGEAIFADADSDDCYKNLLPERDRASQLALVSSKITEKVGLKESLASCLDRGVIDEQNLQLEINLVVDGLFGSRSLSTVQSAVKRFLESYPLSDRAVRLEQIIREAEPLLPLNTSDPYFYNDSGKTLSIIAFKDTDKPEITQFKNILFNDLGVSDNNLKPIQAEDEIILVNEYGAFPLRLIRGIELMQGHYQRQKTYGKGFLHNDYRTQFIDIIPPDAIEIENLQDIFYPAIALDLLPYNDKTKEYEFQYYDSYRDSHETIFLSYIWDEALEQLASRKDMVEALDKRLRNAIVDLSLNPQKWNSYYLPKLRHFITTVDSLPEDDPNYLYKEIVVGSPATIDRRQQDGIINRFWKKMQDIVKEEMAKQKQSQQQQTLPPESTGDPRQEAVFANRVLPESNNFESNGEKEPIEGEIELIEPTRSNNTSKAKLAELKELIQMKNEGDLSEAEFSAAKRNLLGM